The Humulus lupulus chromosome 3, drHumLupu1.1, whole genome shotgun sequence genome window below encodes:
- the LOC133825102 gene encoding uncharacterized protein LOC133825102, whose amino-acid sequence MKRLNLDCTTTSENRILQLNELDEFRNEAYENAKIYKERTKAWHEKNLVKREFQPGQQVLLFNSQLRLFLGKLKSRWSGPFTVVKVFPYGSVEVQGKNGEPFKVNG is encoded by the coding sequence ATGAAAAGGTTAAACTTGGATTGCACTACTACTAGTGAAAATAGAATTTTGCAATTGAATGAACTTGATGAATTTCGTAATGAGGCATACGAAAATGCAAAAATCTATAAGGAGCGTACAAAAGCCTGGCATGAAAAGAACCTAGTCAAGAGAGAATTTCAACCTGGACAGCAAGTACTTCTTTTTAATTCACAGTTGAGGCTATTTCTTGGCAAACTAAAGTCTAGATGGTCGGGTCCTTTTACTGTTGTGAAGGTGTTTCCATATGGCTCGGTGGAGGTGCAAGGAAAAAATGGAGAGCCTTTCAAGGTGAATGGTTAG